From the genome of Sphingobacterium sp. UGAL515B_05:
TTTGATGGAGATTTAATAGCAGGAATAAAAGCGCTTAAAGCAGAGGACGGAAGCCCGATCTTGGCACACGGAGGTGCTGATTTTATGCGAAGTTTAATTGAAACCGAATTAATTGATGAATATCATCTGATCACACATCCAATTGCATTGGGTACTGGGCTGCCTATATTCGACGGTCTTTCTAGATTTCTCGATCTAAAGCTTGTGAATGTTCAAGTTTTTCCTGGGGGCGTGGTTGCACATAGCTATTGTCCAGTGTAAAAAAACTATAAGAGCTGTAAAATAGGCCAGCTGTCTTGATACGAGATAAAGAATATCATGAAGAAATGTTATGATATTCTTTATCTTGTATATTCAATTAAGGGCTTAAAAATTTTGCGAATCTGCAGAAGGTCCATAACTTGCTGGCAACGGGATGTCATTGAGTCTATAATAAACACCTAATTGTGCTCTATGATGTGTAATTTGGTTTAACGAGTGACGAATAGCACCGTATTTGCTCCAGCTTGCCAGTTCATGGCCATCATTTTTAATGGTCCAGCTTGGAATCAAGTCTTCTTCCTTAGCTGTTTCTAAAGCATTTTTTCCGGTTTCGTAATCTTCGTCCAATTTTTTTAAGAGATCATCCCGGGTCAATAGACTTGTGGGCACATAAGCACTTTTGGCAAAGTCAAGTTCTGAAGTCTTTAAAATGGTGCTAGGCCATTCGAACACTTCGACTAAGTGGGTTGCCAGACGCATCATTTTCATGCTTTTTTCGTGTGGGACATATTCATTCTTGCCTTCAGGGAAAAGTGCAATAAAGTTTTTTGTAATTTGATATTCATTTGCTAATTCTTCTTTCAATTGTGGTAATGTTTCCATGTTTTTTTACTGTAATAATTTAAAATTCGATTAGTTATCCTACTAATAGCCTTTGATCTGGAATTGTTTTTTCGTTTAGTATTTCTTTTCCTGCCAAGGTTAAACAAAGATATAACCACTGTGTGACAGCTATGTGTCAGCATGAATTGGAAGAATCATCAATTTAGGATAAAAATAAAATAGTGCCAGTTCTTATTATCTCATGTTGTTGAAAACTTGGACTGCAAAGACTCGAATAGTTGTTTTTTATAACGTTTATTTAAGCAAGCGCTGCAAATAATAAAGCAGGTCAAGCGAATTGTAAAAAGGGTGAAAATGAGTATATAGTCTAAGTATATTTGATTGGTAATTAATTAAATAAAATTGAACTATGGGAAATAAGAAAGCAATATTCACTTTTGTAGGCCTGGTATTGGTTGCAGTAATTGGTATTGGTATATGGGCTTACCGTCTTTTGGGAAATATGGAGGCGGATCAGGAAAAAACAGAACAATTATCTTCCCGAATTTTAGCTGGTTTTGGCGATCATACCGCTATTTATAAATATCCGGTACAATTGTCCGCAGTAGACTGGGGGAAGAGCTGTCTAATTCTTGAAAATGGCGGTGCCGGTGATTTGGGAATAACTTATAAGGAAAAATGGAACGAGGCATTGGGAACAGTAGATAATTATCCCGGTGATGCTGTCAAAGGCATTGTTATGATAGCGATGGACATGCAGGAAAAAGGAGAGTACGTCAATAAGATCGGTCAAAAAGATAAAGCTTATCAGCGCAATTATATTATCAGCTATGTAGATCTCGACAAGAAGGTAGTCATCGCCCGCGATACCCTATATGGTGAGGAGCCGCCTTTGGTCAATCGTTCCTCCGGTTCGGGAGCAGGTGACTTTCCCTCGGACACTGAAGTTATAGATTCAATCAAAGGTAGGTTGAAATTGTAATTTTTTTCTCCATTTATGGAATTTGGATATTCTTCGCATCCATGCACAAAAGTTGAAGTGCCGGACGAAAGAATCTAGTACTTGGCTTTAGGTAAATTTATCTATTTTTAAAAGAATTTAGCCAGTATCTTAAACATGAAATGGAAATCAATTGTTGTCTGCTTTTTAGCTGTTCTGTATTCTGTGGTCCTTTGTGGGCAATCGAACTTATTCAATAGCCCGCGTGGATCTGCTGACTATTATATTTATAAACTGAGCCCAGAAGTTTTAAGAAAAATTCACCTGGGAGAAAAGAAATTCGATGAAGCTATGCTCAGCGATTTTTTTCTTAAGTATAAGGCCGGAAGTCCACAGCCGACTTTGCCCCCAGGTAATTATGTTCAGGTCCGCGCCAGTGGAGCTGATCTCATTTATCAGGAGTTGATTAGTGATAACCTATATGTCAAGATTATTCCGGCAGAAATTTTTGCGATTTGTCTATACGATTCGCTGGGAACGATTATAAAAGATGCGCAAGTAAAAGTGAAGGGACGTCGCATGTCATTCGATAAGAAGTTTCATTATTATAAAGCTGCCAATGCAAATAGTGACGATATCGTCAGTATTGAACATAAGGGTGTCTATCATTACCTGAGTGTAGAACGGAGTTGGCCTTACAAAGAAAAGGTTCCATTATGGAGAGGAATCAAAAATAGCTGGCTTAGAACAAAGTTTAAGATTAAGAGGTTCTTTCATAAACAAAAAACTGAACGGACAGAAAGCTTTATGGTTTTTAACAAGCCAATGTATAAGCCAAATGAGCAGGTTAAATTTAAAGCTTATCTTGAGGAAGAAAAATGGAAACCTTACCGTGATTCTATTGCCGTACGTCTGACAGGTGGGTATGGATATGCCAAAGATACCGTTTTGGCCCGACTTGCTCCCTATCGTCCAGGAATGTACAACTTTGCATTTGATTTGAAGGGGCTTGGCCTTATCCTTGATAAAGATTATGGGATTTCTTTAGAATCTACAAAAGCCAAAGACGTCTTGCAGCATCAGTCTTTCCGATATGAAGACTATGAGTTAAAAAGCCTAAGCTTTACTATGACGTCCGAAAAGACGAAATATGCCAAAGGAGACAGTGTGCGACTGAAACTAAAAGCTTTAAATGAAAATGAAATGCCCATATATGATGGGAAAGTAGATTTGCGTGTTGTGACAAGTCCACTTTATAAGCTTGATGTTAAACCCAATAAGGTCAATTTTATTCCAGATACATTATGGCAAACGAGCGTTTCGCTCGCAGATGTCGCGGAAAAGGAAATTGTATTGCCTGATTCAATCTTTCCGGCTGACATAGGTCTTACATTTCGGGTTATTGGCACCTACCTAAGTTCGGATAATGAAAGAATTGAGCGAAGTCTTGACCTTAATATACTCAACAGCGAAAAAGAAATTCGTATTGCTGTAAAAGACGGGCATGCAGAACTGAAGTATTTCGAAAAAGGTGTTGCGATGCCAGCAACTGCTCAGCTAATGATATTAGGTGAACATCGTGAAGTGCTGAAGACTGAAAATTTGAGTTTACCTAATTTGGTTTCTATACCTTGGCAGGCCGAAGAAATTGTTGTCAAGTCGAATGGATTCAGTAAAAGTGTATATCTGGAGGATCAGGAGCAGGCACAACTGAATTATCGGTTTTATCGAACTGCGGATTCGGTGATTTTGCATGTCAATAATCCCGCTATGATTCCATTTTGGTATCGTGTCCATCGTGCTGGTCGTACGATTGCTTCGGGTTATGATACCGAACTAAATAGTACATTTTTAGCCCGTGGAAAAGACGGATATAGCATGGAAATCACCTATCTTTTTGGAGGAAAATCAAAAGTTATCCGGGAAGAATTACCCTATGTGGAGAAAAATTTAAATTTGGCCGTCAACACGGCGACGACAGTTTATCCGGGGCAGAAGGCCGACGTAGAACTTTCTGTTACCGATAAGAATGGAAAACCGTTGAAAGATGTCGATATTACGGCCTATGGTTTTACCTCAAAATTTAGGTCTGCAACCACTCCAAATATTACTATTGGTGGTCTGATGCGAAGGGCAAGCGTCTCACAAAATCTTAATTTTAGTTTGGATGATGATGAGAAGGCTCATCAGGGAGCTCTTCAAAATTGGGCAAAATGGTCTAAAGATATGCAGTTGGATACAATGGCTTTTTATCGGTTTTTATATCCCAAAGATTATTATCAGGAGTCTCTTCCTCTAGATGCTGTCAAGAGCCAGATTTCCCCTTATGTCATAGTAAATGGTGCGGTGCAAGGGGTACATCTAGTTTGGATAGACGGCGTGCTGACTTATGCTAAACAAGAACAACAAAATAACAATGCTATTTTTGAAGTTTCTCCGGGGCAGCATGATTTTAGATTTAGGACCAAGGATCGCGATATTCGTGTAAGTGGCTTTTATGTTGACAAGGGAAAAAAGATCATTGTTTCCTTTAATGCCTCACAAGATACGATTGGTTTTACCTATCCCAATAAGGCATTCAGCAAAGGCCAGATTCTAGTTTATCGCTTACCTAAAGAAGATGTCGGTAAGTTGTACAAAAGCGAATTGACTGAATTGAAGCGCCAGTTGATTACAGTAACCAACAATTTTGGAGCCTGGCAATTACCCAATAATAATGCATTGATTGAGATGCCGGCATATATCCAGACAGCGGGAGATCTCTACTACCTCAATCCCGTAAGAAAAACTGTTTACGATAACCGGTTGCGTACACAGGTTCCCGTACCCCTGCTCGTGGGACCATTTCCAAGGACAGAAATGTATAATGGTGTGTCCAAAATAGGTACGCTCCTGGTTGACACAGCGAAAATTGGACGTTTTGAAATTGAAGGGGGCTATCAATATAGTATCTATAAAAATTATCAAAAGCAAAAAAGTTGGGATGGCAATCCTATGCGGATTGATCTGTATGATTTTACGCCAAATTTAGACTTTCAGGCGAGGGTATGGACATTGGATGATATCAAGGCAAACGTAGAACGTACTTTCGAAGAGACCATGCAAAATAGCACGGGACCTGCACAATTTGCTACGGTGAAGAAAGGAAAAAATGAGGCTATTTTTAAATTGAATTTAATTTTGGGCAATGATGTTGCACAAAAAGGCATTCGACCTACATTGATCTTTATTGAACCGACAAATGTAGAGGAGAGAATGTATTTTCGACTGTTTTACGGTGGGCATCGAACTTTTGGAGATCTTCCGGTCGGCGATGTTACTTTGCATATAGTAAAGGATGATTCAACTTCTTTTAGTTTGCCAATCAAACTCAAAGCCAATGGGATGAATTATCTCAGACTGGATTCTATTCAATGGAGCAATGCATCCCAAGCGGCGAGATTGGCTTACAAACTTGTACGCGATGAAATTATTGTACGTACCGTGGAAAATCCATTGCAGGATTCTATAAGACATGGGCAAGAGATTGATCCGCGGCTCTTAAAAATAGACCGGGAAGATTTTAGAGCGAAAAGAAAGAATAATAAGGTCGCAAGGATTTTGGTTTACGATGGTGATACGCCATTAATTGGGGCTAAGGTGAGTGTTTCGGATACCAAAAAACGATATTTCACAAGCTTTGACGGTAGTTTGGAACTTGAGCTCTCTGATGACAAAAATACTGTTCTTGAGATTGCTGCTTTAGGGTATAATACAACTACAGTCAAAGTCTCCAGTGGCAAAGATTATTTCGTGGAGTTAAAGCCAAGCGAAAATCAATTGGATGAAGTGGTTGTTGTGGGGTATGGCGTCCAAAAAAGGCAATCATTGACTGCGGCAGTGAAATCGATCAATGCTAGGATGGATGGGGTGACTACTGGTATGTTACAGGGAGTCGTAGCAGGGGTTCGCATTCGTGGCGCTGCTAGTCCGGCCC
Proteins encoded in this window:
- a CDS encoding DinB family protein encodes the protein METLPQLKEELANEYQITKNFIALFPEGKNEYVPHEKSMKMMRLATHLVEVFEWPSTILKTSELDFAKSAYVPTSLLTRDDLLKKLDEDYETGKNALETAKEEDLIPSWTIKNDGHELASWSKYGAIRHSLNQITHHRAQLGVYYRLNDIPLPASYGPSADSQNF
- a CDS encoding alpha-2-macroglobulin family protein; translated protein: MKWKSIVVCFLAVLYSVVLCGQSNLFNSPRGSADYYIYKLSPEVLRKIHLGEKKFDEAMLSDFFLKYKAGSPQPTLPPGNYVQVRASGADLIYQELISDNLYVKIIPAEIFAICLYDSLGTIIKDAQVKVKGRRMSFDKKFHYYKAANANSDDIVSIEHKGVYHYLSVERSWPYKEKVPLWRGIKNSWLRTKFKIKRFFHKQKTERTESFMVFNKPMYKPNEQVKFKAYLEEEKWKPYRDSIAVRLTGGYGYAKDTVLARLAPYRPGMYNFAFDLKGLGLILDKDYGISLESTKAKDVLQHQSFRYEDYELKSLSFTMTSEKTKYAKGDSVRLKLKALNENEMPIYDGKVDLRVVTSPLYKLDVKPNKVNFIPDTLWQTSVSLADVAEKEIVLPDSIFPADIGLTFRVIGTYLSSDNERIERSLDLNILNSEKEIRIAVKDGHAELKYFEKGVAMPATAQLMILGEHREVLKTENLSLPNLVSIPWQAEEIVVKSNGFSKSVYLEDQEQAQLNYRFYRTADSVILHVNNPAMIPFWYRVHRAGRTIASGYDTELNSTFLARGKDGYSMEITYLFGGKSKVIREELPYVEKNLNLAVNTATTVYPGQKADVELSVTDKNGKPLKDVDITAYGFTSKFRSATTPNITIGGLMRRASVSQNLNFSLDDDEKAHQGALQNWAKWSKDMQLDTMAFYRFLYPKDYYQESLPLDAVKSQISPYVIVNGAVQGVHLVWIDGVLTYAKQEQQNNNAIFEVSPGQHDFRFRTKDRDIRVSGFYVDKGKKIIVSFNASQDTIGFTYPNKAFSKGQILVYRLPKEDVGKLYKSELTELKRQLITVTNNFGAWQLPNNNALIEMPAYIQTAGDLYYLNPVRKTVYDNRLRTQVPVPLLVGPFPRTEMYNGVSKIGTLLVDTAKIGRFEIEGGYQYSIYKNYQKQKSWDGNPMRIDLYDFTPNLDFQARVWTLDDIKANVERTFEETMQNSTGPAQFATVKKGKNEAIFKLNLILGNDVAQKGIRPTLIFIEPTNVEERMYFRLFYGGHRTFGDLPVGDVTLHIVKDDSTSFSLPIKLKANGMNYLRLDSIQWSNASQAARLAYKLVRDEIIVRTVENPLQDSIRHGQEIDPRLLKIDREDFRAKRKNNKVARILVYDGDTPLIGAKVSVSDTKKRYFTSFDGSLELELSDDKNTVLEIAALGYNTTTVKVSSGKDYFVELKPSENQLDEVVVVGYGVQKRQSLTAAVKSINARMDGVTTGMLQGVVAGVRIRGAASPAPNEKPLILVDGVPFEGDISSLDPSTIASLNVIKDQSMLGLYGARAANGVVMVQMKAGASAASTGAVDMPYLESGNTMRVNFRDDAFWQPKLTTDAQGKANFEATYPDDITNWRTFFIAKGSKNFADIKELNIKSFKAVSAHLATPRFAIRGDQFTAMGRVVNYLSDSLQLLRTINNGLTTQEAKLKIAKSYRDPISVIADQGDSIQLAYSIGLSNGYFDGEKRSIPIFEKGLEQHEGDFKVLNSTEEYLLKTSPALGEITLHAEANSLEFLQREIESIDRYKFLCNEQMASKLSALLSKKELTKLIGKPFTDDKKIRDLLKELQKNKNSNQGWGWWNKSETVTWISNYVIGVLLDAREAGYQVEIDTEIYAEREKAMLKSSLASLDLLLDKDHLHGAKENLFSSLLYLLRLDPKTDYKNYFFEIDTKLKSKTIKDKLLKYLLISKLGIKDSHAADTVLKYASKAVLGGLYWTSGARTDQKGGFFMRPTETNTENTLLAYGVLRSIGGHDSDLENIRNYFFAQRQQNQWYNIYESSRIIRSILPDLLKEGESFQAPVMVINGKRVTTFPYTQSFKSDEQIKVRKEGTGPAFVTAYQNFWNPDPVIEKEKGLAVATRFKDNGATVAALKEGKPVKLEASVTLTGEAEYVQIEVPIPAGCSYETKTNGYYRIEAHREHFKDRVVIFCNKLGKGTHTFEIELLPRYTGTYTVNPAKAELMYFPTYYGNEKMKEIVVE